Proteins encoded in a region of the Quercus lobata isolate SW786 chromosome 8, ValleyOak3.0 Primary Assembly, whole genome shotgun sequence genome:
- the LOC115955117 gene encoding transcription factor UNE12-like: MERYALLEWLFFGYWVINHLSHNKVHKGTPWIVMKRLLTSNGEGIEGGTNQQAWDKWSNDGTEQQVTKLMEEDVGVAMQFLQSKALCIMPICRSLG; the protein is encoded by the exons ATGGAACGCTACGCTCTTCTCGAGTGGCTCTTCTTCG GCTATTGGGTGATAAATCACCTTTCTCACAACAAAGTACACAAGGGGACGCCATGGATCGTGATGAAGAGACTTCTCACATCCAAT GGTGAGGGCATTGAAGGTGGAACAAATCAACAAGCTTGGGATAAGTGGTCAAATGATGGCACAGAACAGCAAGTAACAAAGCTGATGGAAGAAGATGTAGGAGTTGCCATGCAATTCCTTCAGTCCAAGGCTCTCTGCATCATGCCCATATGTAGGAGCTTGGGATAA